One window from the genome of Lentibacillus daqui encodes:
- the tagH gene encoding teichoic acids export ABC transporter ATP-binding subunit TagH codes for MEKAIIVKNVTKKYKLYNDNKERLLDLITPKNYGESFYALTDVSFTAEKGDVVGFVGINGSGKSTLSNIIAGIVPETSGSVEINGQASLIAVASGLKNDLSGRDNIELKCLMLGFSKEEIKRLEPEIIEFSELGKFIDQPVKSYSSGMKSRLGFAISVNVDPEILIIDEALSVGDKAFAEKSLEKMKDFKRMGKTMIFVSHSIGQMKKFCEKILWLEYGMVKDFGTVDEVMPKYEQFLKEYKKMSKDEKKAYREKAVERQHKALMA; via the coding sequence ATGGAAAAAGCAATTATTGTTAAAAACGTGACAAAGAAATATAAATTGTATAACGACAACAAAGAGCGTTTATTAGATCTCATTACACCAAAAAATTATGGTGAATCCTTTTATGCACTGACGGATGTTAGTTTTACAGCGGAAAAAGGCGATGTTGTCGGGTTTGTTGGGATTAATGGATCAGGTAAATCAACATTGTCCAATATTATTGCCGGTATTGTTCCCGAGACATCCGGCAGTGTTGAAATAAATGGACAAGCATCCCTGATTGCAGTTGCTTCAGGGCTCAAAAATGATCTGTCTGGTCGGGACAATATAGAATTGAAGTGTCTGATGTTGGGGTTTAGTAAAGAAGAAATAAAAAGATTAGAGCCTGAGATCATCGAGTTTTCGGAGTTGGGCAAGTTCATCGATCAGCCGGTAAAATCGTATTCCAGTGGGATGAAATCGCGACTGGGCTTTGCGATTTCGGTCAATGTCGATCCGGAGATATTGATCATTGATGAAGCCTTGTCTGTTGGTGATAAAGCATTTGCCGAGAAAAGTCTTGAGAAGATGAAGGATTTCAAGCGTATGGGGAAAACGATGATCTTTGTCAGTCACTCCATCGGGCAAATGAAAAAGTTTTGTGAGAAAATTCTCTGGCTGGAATATGGCATGGTCAAGGATTTCGGAACAGTCGACGAGGTCATGCCGAAATATGAGCAGTTTTTGAAGGAATATAAAAAAATGTCCAAAGATGAGAAAAAAGCATACAGAGAGAAAGCGGTGGAAAGACAGCATAAGGCTCTGATGGCTTAG
- a CDS encoding ABC transporter permease — protein sequence MKSAITVLKEQFKHFYLIRRLSLYELKSKNRNNYLGMFWEILNPTIQILIYWFVFGALRHREPVEVGGVEIPFFTWLMAAFFLWNFFYQSTIQGSKSIYTRLRMLSKMNFPMSVIPNYVIFSQFYIHLIMLVITMVIFQFMGYYVNLYYLQLIYFIFGAFCLIFSVALITSTLSTIIRDVHMFLSSTLRMFLYVSGVLWPITILTNQFPTIMQLLKLNPLLYLIEGYRSAFFGAGWYFIEHWHYTLYFWALVIVLFIFGSTLHVKFRRHFIDYL from the coding sequence ATGAAATCTGCAATAACAGTTCTTAAAGAGCAATTTAAACATTTTTATTTAATACGGCGGCTTTCCCTATATGAGTTAAAAAGTAAAAACCGGAACAATTATTTGGGAATGTTTTGGGAGATTCTGAACCCCACCATTCAAATATTAATTTATTGGTTTGTATTTGGAGCACTAAGGCATCGAGAACCTGTAGAAGTAGGCGGAGTGGAGATTCCATTTTTTACCTGGCTGATGGCGGCCTTTTTTCTGTGGAATTTCTTTTACCAGTCGACGATTCAAGGTTCCAAGTCGATCTATACGAGATTGCGCATGTTATCTAAAATGAATTTTCCTATGAGTGTGATCCCGAACTATGTTATTTTTTCCCAGTTCTATATCCATCTAATTATGCTGGTTATTACGATGGTCATTTTTCAATTTATGGGTTATTATGTGAATTTATATTACTTGCAACTGATCTATTTTATTTTTGGCGCATTTTGTTTGATTTTTTCCGTTGCACTAATAACGTCAACATTGTCCACCATAATAAGAGATGTACACATGTTTTTGAGTTCGACATTACGAATGTTTCTTTATGTCTCGGGTGTTCTGTGGCCAATAACTATTTTAACGAATCAATTTCCGACAATCATGCAATTACTAAAGTTAAACCCATTATTGTATTTAATTGAAGGGTATCGTTCGGCATTTTTTGGAGCAGGTTGGTATTTTATTGAGCACTGGCATTATACGCTTTATTTCTGGGCATTAGTCATTGTGCTATTCATATTCGGCTCGACGCTGCATGTGAAATTCCGCCGCCATTTCATTGATTATTTATAA